Proteins encoded in a region of the Candidatus Krumholzibacteriia bacterium genome:
- a CDS encoding GTP-binding protein, with translation MARQKFERTKDHVNVGTIGHVDHGKTTLTAAITKTLAAKGFADFQKF, from the coding sequence ATGGCTCGCCAGAAGTTCGAACGTACGAAGGACCACGTGAACGTGGGGACGATCGGGCACGTGGATCACGGGAAGACGACGCTGACGGCTGCGATCACGAAGACGCTGGCGGCGAAGGGCTTCGCGGATTTCCAGAAGTTC